A window of the Euzebya pacifica genome harbors these coding sequences:
- a CDS encoding GGDEF domain-containing protein translates to MQGDTSQRHESLVPVLDRARYLAGFRTLATVVLVVHAFTEWSTWQVDPLQVVGIAAAYAALTWLLAWRMREEPNHRGLTVLNATLLLDGIAIGLLAYWTGWMASPLRYLFVVHALAVTLGASFRSGIKICVWHVLVVLSLAEADAVGVLVRPAGQASGDEPWWFLGLTAAAVLVAASGAWVNERDLRRNRFDLDALATMGSRFEQLDSPAETARVAVEAISSTFETERVVLFEAAGGSLQPLASVGSVGPVAGLSSDIGSGVLDRVVTSREIVLAASLSPRDDVWLASLLPAATNLVIIPLVADDAVSAVLVVEHGPKFGSRLERRSHDMILRFAAHVGLAWSNAMMAERIREIARRDGLTGLFNRRAFDESLAMELDRASRTGTAVGLAMIDIDHFKRLNDGHGHQVGDEVLRVVGEVLREESRRMDVAARYGGEEFAVIFPGADTADCTLAGERMRSALAAAAGPVPITVSVGVASVRASASSPDVLIRRADDALYRAKAQGRNRVCTARPASPVRSIA, encoded by the coding sequence ATGCAGGGCGACACGTCGCAACGACACGAATCACTCGTGCCCGTGCTGGACCGCGCGCGATATCTCGCGGGCTTCCGGACACTCGCCACGGTCGTCCTCGTCGTGCATGCGTTCACCGAGTGGTCGACGTGGCAGGTCGACCCCTTGCAGGTGGTCGGCATCGCAGCCGCCTACGCTGCGCTGACCTGGCTGCTGGCCTGGCGGATGCGGGAGGAGCCCAACCACCGGGGCCTGACCGTGCTCAACGCCACCCTGTTGCTCGACGGGATCGCGATCGGCCTGCTGGCGTACTGGACAGGGTGGATGGCCAGCCCGCTGCGATACCTCTTCGTCGTCCATGCCCTCGCCGTCACCCTCGGCGCCTCGTTCCGCAGCGGCATCAAGATCTGCGTCTGGCACGTGCTGGTCGTCCTGTCACTCGCAGAGGCCGACGCGGTCGGCGTCCTCGTGCGACCGGCCGGTCAGGCGTCAGGCGACGAACCATGGTGGTTCCTCGGCCTGACTGCTGCGGCGGTCCTCGTGGCCGCGTCGGGGGCGTGGGTCAACGAACGCGACCTGCGGCGCAACCGGTTCGACCTGGACGCCCTGGCAACCATGGGGTCCCGCTTCGAGCAGCTCGACAGTCCCGCGGAGACCGCACGGGTTGCCGTCGAGGCGATCTCCTCCACCTTCGAGACCGAACGAGTGGTCCTGTTCGAGGCGGCTGGCGGATCCCTCCAGCCCCTGGCATCAGTCGGTTCGGTCGGTCCGGTCGCCGGCCTGTCCTCCGACATCGGCTCCGGCGTGCTGGACCGGGTCGTGACGTCTCGCGAGATCGTGCTGGCCGCCAGCCTGTCCCCGCGGGACGACGTCTGGTTGGCCTCGTTGCTTCCGGCCGCCACGAACCTGGTGATCATCCCGTTGGTGGCCGACGACGCGGTCTCCGCCGTCCTCGTGGTCGAACACGGCCCGAAGTTCGGCAGCCGGCTGGAGCGTCGCAGCCATGACATGATCCTCCGCTTCGCCGCCCATGTCGGGCTGGCGTGGTCCAACGCCATGATGGCCGAACGGATCCGCGAGATCGCCCGCCGCGACGGGCTGACGGGTCTGTTCAACCGTCGAGCCTTCGACGAGTCCCTTGCGATGGAGCTCGACCGTGCCAGCCGAACCGGCACGGCTGTCGGCCTGGCGATGATCGACATCGACCACTTCAAGCGGCTCAACGACGGGCACGGCCACCAGGTCGGCGACGAGGTCCTGCGTGTCGTCGGCGAGGTCCTGCGGGAGGAGTCCCGACGGATGGACGTCGCGGCACGGTACGGCGGCGAGGAGTTCGCCGTCATCTTCCCCGGTGCCGACACCGCTGACTGCACCCTGGCAGGCGAGCGGATGCGCAGTGCCCTGGCCGCCGCGGCTGGGCCCGTGCCGATCACGGTCTCCGTCGGGGTCGCCAGCGTCCGCGCATCCGCTTCCTCACCCGATGTCCTCATCCGGCGCGCGGACGACGCGCTGTACCGGGCCAAGGCCCAGGGACGCAACCGGGTGTGCACCGCCCGGCCCGCGTCCCCGGTCCGGTCCATCGCCTGA
- the istA gene encoding IS21 family transposase: MIDVEQWAEVRRLHFAEGMAIKAIVRATGLSRNTVRAAIRSASPPKYEREAAGSAVDAFEPQIRQLLKATPDMPATVIAERIGWSRGMTVLRDRVRELRPAYLLPEGYGRTVYREGELAQWDLWFPEDLKVPVGFGQTAVLPVIVGVPCYSRWITARMIPSKDKHDVLGGHLWCLRDLGRVPRKGVYDGEPAISVRRGRKLVYTQEYLAFRGTLGMGSIVLAKGHPERKGVVERANGYLETSFMPGRSFGSIDDFNTQLGLWLEDRANVRVHAGLRQRPSERIDADLAAMLPLPPVPPDVDWTHTVRLGADHWVRVDTNDYSVHPGAIGRKVTIRRTADQVVVTCGRDEVARHDRVLAKHQTITDPAHDAARKARAQLLELPVAGPDTGVEQRDLADYDRLLGVA, from the coding sequence GTGATTGACGTGGAGCAGTGGGCTGAGGTCCGCCGGTTGCATTTCGCTGAGGGGATGGCGATCAAGGCGATCGTGCGGGCGACGGGGTTGTCGCGCAACACGGTGCGGGCGGCGATCCGTTCGGCGTCGCCACCGAAGTACGAGCGGGAGGCGGCGGGGTCGGCGGTGGATGCGTTCGAGCCGCAGATCCGCCAGTTGCTGAAGGCCACGCCGGACATGCCGGCCACGGTGATCGCCGAGCGGATCGGCTGGTCGCGGGGGATGACGGTGCTGCGCGACCGGGTGCGTGAGCTGCGTCCGGCCTACCTGCTGCCGGAGGGGTATGGCCGCACCGTCTATCGGGAGGGCGAGCTGGCCCAGTGGGACCTGTGGTTCCCCGAGGACCTGAAGGTGCCGGTCGGGTTCGGACAGACCGCGGTGCTGCCGGTGATCGTCGGGGTGCCCTGCTACTCGCGGTGGATCACCGCCCGGATGATCCCGTCCAAGGACAAACACGACGTGCTCGGCGGGCACCTGTGGTGCCTCCGCGACCTGGGCCGGGTGCCCCGCAAGGGGGTGTATGACGGCGAGCCCGCGATCAGCGTCCGGCGGGGCCGCAAGCTGGTCTACACCCAGGAGTACTTGGCGTTCCGAGGCACGTTGGGGATGGGCTCGATCGTGCTGGCCAAGGGCCACCCGGAGCGCAAGGGGGTGGTGGAGCGGGCCAACGGCTACCTGGAAACGAGCTTCATGCCCGGACGCAGCTTCGGCTCGATCGACGACTTCAACACCCAGCTGGGCCTGTGGCTTGAGGACCGGGCCAACGTCAGGGTCCACGCCGGGCTGCGCCAGCGGCCCTCCGAACGCATCGACGCCGACCTGGCCGCGATGCTGCCGCTGCCGCCGGTGCCGCCCGATGTCGATTGGACCCACACCGTCCGGTTGGGCGCCGACCACTGGGTGCGGGTGGACACCAACGACTACTCCGTCCACCCGGGCGCGATCGGCCGCAAGGTCACCATCCGCCGCACCGCCGATCAGGTCGTGGTGACCTGTGGCCGCGACGAGGTCGCCCGCCACGACCGGGTCCTCGCCAAGCATCAGACCATCACCGACCCGGCCCACGACGCCGCCCGCAAGGCCCGCGCCCAGCTGCTCGAGCTGCCCGTCGCCGGCCCCGACACCGGTGTGGAGCAGCGGGACCTCGCCGACTACGACCGGCTGCTCGGGGTGGCCTGA
- the istB gene encoding IS21-like element helper ATPase IstB has translation MATTPASATDSHLAYLCRAMKAPSLAAAAPRLADRAREEGWTHEAFLAACLEKEVDARAAHGGQARIKAAKFPARKTLEDFDFDHQTSVKRELIGHLGQLDFVDARANVVFLGPPGTGKTHLSIALGIRACLAGHRVAFATAAQWVDRLGAAHAAGRLQDELRALGRVPVVVIDEVGYIPFEAEAANLFFQLIAARYERASVIMSSNKPFSRWGEVFGDPVVAAAMIDRLVHHADVVPLKGDSYRLKDRDLGRVPAADPAP, from the coding sequence ATGGCAACCACGCCGGCGTCGGCCACCGACAGCCACCTGGCCTACCTGTGCCGGGCCATGAAGGCCCCGTCCCTCGCGGCGGCCGCCCCGCGGCTGGCCGACCGGGCCCGCGAGGAGGGCTGGACCCACGAGGCGTTCCTCGCCGCGTGCCTTGAGAAAGAAGTCGACGCCCGCGCCGCCCACGGCGGCCAGGCCCGCATCAAAGCCGCGAAGTTCCCGGCCCGCAAGACCCTCGAGGACTTCGACTTCGACCACCAGACCTCCGTCAAGCGCGAATTGATCGGCCATCTCGGCCAGCTCGACTTCGTCGACGCCCGCGCCAACGTGGTGTTCCTCGGCCCGCCCGGCACCGGCAAGACCCACCTCTCCATCGCGCTGGGCATCCGCGCCTGCCTGGCCGGTCACCGCGTCGCCTTCGCCACCGCCGCCCAATGGGTCGACCGGCTCGGCGCCGCCCACGCCGCCGGCCGGCTCCAGGACGAACTCCGCGCCCTCGGCCGCGTCCCCGTCGTGGTCATCGACGAGGTCGGCTACATCCCGTTTGAGGCCGAGGCCGCCAACCTGTTCTTCCAACTCATCGCCGCCAGATACGAACGCGCCAGCGTGATCATGAGCTCCAACAAGCCATTCAGCCGGTGGGGCGAGGTCTTCGGCGACCCCGTCGTGGCCGCAGCCATGATCGACCGGCTCGTCCACCACGCCGACGTCGTCCCGCTCAAGGGCGACAGCTACCGCCTCAAGGACCGCGACCTCGGCCGCGTCCCCGCCGCCGACCCAGCACCATGA
- a CDS encoding signal peptidase I: MSTRSSATPEPERDGTTWSAARTWRRVLVLASAATYLWVLFLLAMWVLGPMVGFRWQPVMIDAGSMLPVIQPGDVVLVDTDVDVATLDRGTIITFDDPAWPDMLVTHRIVERLDDGSFRTRGDGSGVADSTAIQPDAVMGAGRLLVPYIGLPMLWLRDAPATAAVWALLTITAWVVVARIRDLVDPNAPTEHARTTRRPTGRLSRVLGGPAAVAGPVRRWGPTTLAAVTAGLVVTELGVLSVLWPLLILLIDPRGPQLRLGRWRRSWTEGRLTRRLKPAPFSGTLTSIAMVVVTLASTATFVAATANPSNSFAAAVLAPPTNLTATQSCSGTTPTVTLDWTATTSPQAQGYALQRTSSPQRRIDPASTQTFADTTVSNNTTYTWGLSAYKGTWRSAPATVNLTTSCSAPAPTFVTNTSFQPLGSSATHTVPGSVQAGDLLVVFTGTGSGTVNAPAGWNLLRADDEPVEGAYTRVFWRIATAGDPGTGYTFTSGGSTYAGASVMLAFRGVDQVQPFDSHTGVTYIKQDILTAPSITTSVANTRLLTLHFHEEGTDRGNTITPDPAMTEIYEDWSLSRTIEVAQQSIAGTGATGTRTATASINDDGIMVMLAIRPTQ, translated from the coding sequence ATGAGCACGCGCAGTTCCGCCACCCCCGAGCCCGAACGCGACGGCACGACTTGGTCCGCCGCTCGCACGTGGCGGCGGGTCCTCGTGCTGGCCAGCGCCGCCACCTACCTGTGGGTGCTGTTCCTGCTCGCGATGTGGGTGCTGGGCCCGATGGTCGGGTTCCGCTGGCAACCGGTCATGATCGACGCCGGGTCGATGCTGCCGGTGATCCAGCCCGGCGACGTGGTCCTGGTGGACACCGATGTCGACGTGGCCACCCTGGACAGGGGCACGATCATCACCTTCGACGATCCGGCATGGCCTGACATGCTGGTCACCCACCGGATCGTCGAACGGCTGGACGACGGCTCGTTCCGGACTCGCGGCGACGGGTCCGGGGTGGCCGACTCCACCGCCATCCAGCCCGACGCGGTGATGGGGGCCGGCCGGCTGCTGGTGCCCTACATCGGCCTGCCGATGTTGTGGTTGCGCGACGCGCCGGCGACCGCAGCCGTCTGGGCGCTGCTCACCATCACCGCCTGGGTCGTGGTCGCACGGATCAGGGACCTCGTCGACCCGAACGCCCCGACCGAACACGCCCGGACCACGCGACGCCCGACCGGCCGCCTGTCACGCGTGCTCGGTGGACCGGCAGCGGTGGCCGGGCCTGTGCGACGCTGGGGACCCACGACCCTGGCTGCGGTCACCGCCGGCCTGGTCGTGACCGAGCTCGGCGTCCTCTCCGTCCTCTGGCCGTTGCTGATCCTGCTGATCGACCCGCGCGGCCCGCAGCTGCGCCTCGGCCGGTGGCGTCGCTCGTGGACGGAGGGCCGCCTGACCCGCCGGTTGAAGCCCGCTCCCTTCAGTGGGACCCTCACCTCCATCGCGATGGTGGTGGTCACCCTTGCCTCGACCGCGACCTTCGTGGCGGCCACCGCCAACCCCTCCAACAGCTTCGCGGCAGCGGTCCTTGCCCCGCCCACCAACCTGACGGCCACCCAGAGCTGCAGCGGTACGACCCCGACGGTCACGCTGGACTGGACCGCGACCACGTCACCGCAGGCCCAGGGCTACGCCCTGCAGCGGACGTCCTCCCCCCAACGCCGGATCGACCCCGCCAGCACCCAGACGTTCGCCGACACCACGGTCAGCAACAACACCACTTACACGTGGGGACTGAGTGCCTACAAGGGGACCTGGCGGTCGGCACCTGCAACGGTAAACCTGACCACCAGCTGCAGCGCGCCGGCCCCGACCTTCGTGACCAACACCTCGTTCCAGCCGCTCGGCAGCAGCGCCACTCACACGGTTCCCGGCAGCGTGCAGGCCGGCGACCTGCTGGTGGTGTTCACCGGTACCGGTAGCGGCACCGTCAACGCGCCGGCCGGCTGGAACCTGCTCCGCGCCGACGACGAACCGGTCGAGGGCGCCTATACCCGGGTGTTCTGGCGCATCGCGACGGCGGGCGACCCCGGCACCGGCTACACGTTCACCTCCGGCGGCAGCACCTATGCCGGCGCCTCGGTGATGCTGGCGTTCCGCGGCGTGGACCAGGTCCAGCCCTTCGACAGCCACACCGGCGTGACCTACATCAAGCAGGACATCCTGACCGCACCCTCGATCACGACATCGGTCGCCAACACCCGGCTGCTGACCCTCCATTTCCACGAGGAGGGCACCGATCGTGGCAACACGATCACCCCGGACCCGGCGATGACGGAGATCTACGAGGACTGGAGCCTGTCGCGGACCATCGAGGTGGCCCAGCAGTCGATCGCCGGTACCGGCGCAACCGGCACCAGGACCGCCACCGCGTCGATCAACGACGACGGGATCATGGTCATGCTGGCGATCCGTCCGACCCAGTAG
- a CDS encoding signal peptidase I, with product MAGASPDATVSVPVVSRSRPDNRLLWRRVVVLVAAATYLWVLVCLALWVLGPMVGFRWQPVMIDAGSMTPAINPGDVVLVDTDADVDDLSPGTVITFEDPAWDDLLVTHRIVEQLDDGAYRTRGDGSAVADSTSIQPEAILGSGRLLVPFIGLPMLWVDQDPTAAGVWVLMTLTAWLVVARVKELARPLTGGDADAPAGGTSARRRRPRGRIARAARRVSGGPTPIAGLVRRWGPTTLSAVTAGLLVTELGPLPIAWPLFILLVDPCGPHLPIGRWHRRWREGRVTRRLAPAPLGGTALSVVMVVVTLASTATFVAASANPTNSFAAATLAPPTNLTATQSCSGTTPTVTLNWTPTASPDADGYSLTRGATNLGPVTPGTASSHVDTGTANNTAYTWTLTTLDGDWTSTPATVSLTTNCSVPLSAIVAQNASGEYPMTVPSYVQVGDLLVVFLGADEHQNHSAPAGWTLHRSKDAFASNQFVRLWYRIATAGDAGTTQTFTVRAGVGAATMLVYDGVDQSSPFVSTSDHQDPSTATLVQNEVTTADPDTTVVGLWFQSTSTTITPPGGMAVRAQGTAGTRTILAADEVVAAVGPTGTRTATSAASSAWGGFLVALRPASGGFASVRSAIPPADGRNGRLDPDALASITDHHRLQGDAAVAFLSMDAAIQADLGLSLTDRITDSYRTYEQQVDVAARKGLYSQGGLAATPGTSNHGMGRAVDLDVSGGVGQWLVDNAGRYGFRTIPREPWHWEYVR from the coding sequence ATGGCTGGTGCATCACCCGATGCGACCGTCTCGGTCCCTGTCGTTTCCCGGTCACGACCCGACAACAGGCTGTTGTGGCGTCGGGTCGTCGTGCTGGTGGCGGCCGCCACCTACCTCTGGGTGCTGGTCTGCCTGGCACTGTGGGTGCTCGGGCCCATGGTCGGGTTCCGCTGGCAGCCGGTGATGATCGACGCCGGGTCGATGACGCCCGCGATCAACCCCGGCGACGTCGTCCTCGTCGACACCGACGCCGACGTCGACGACCTCAGCCCGGGCACGGTCATCACCTTCGAGGACCCGGCGTGGGACGACCTGCTGGTCACCCACCGCATCGTCGAGCAGCTGGACGACGGGGCCTATCGCACACGGGGCGACGGGTCTGCCGTGGCCGACTCGACGTCGATCCAGCCCGAGGCGATCCTCGGTTCGGGCCGCCTGCTGGTCCCCTTCATCGGCCTGCCGATGTTGTGGGTCGATCAGGACCCGACGGCCGCCGGGGTCTGGGTTCTGATGACCCTCACCGCATGGCTCGTCGTTGCCCGGGTCAAGGAGCTGGCGCGGCCGCTGACCGGCGGGGACGCCGACGCACCGGCCGGAGGCACGTCGGCCCGACGACGCCGGCCACGTGGCCGCATCGCCCGAGCCGCCCGGCGAGTGTCGGGCGGTCCGACTCCCATCGCGGGCCTCGTCCGCCGTTGGGGTCCGACCACGCTGTCAGCGGTGACCGCCGGCCTCCTTGTCACCGAGCTCGGCCCGCTGCCGATCGCCTGGCCGCTGTTCATCCTCCTCGTCGACCCGTGCGGTCCGCACCTGCCGATCGGCCGGTGGCACCGCAGGTGGCGAGAGGGACGCGTGACCCGTCGGCTGGCCCCGGCGCCCCTCGGCGGCACCGCCCTGTCGGTCGTGATGGTCGTCGTGACCCTCGCCTCCACCGCGACGTTCGTGGCCGCGAGCGCAAACCCGACCAACAGCTTCGCCGCAGCAACGCTGGCGCCACCGACGAACCTGACCGCGACGCAGAGCTGCAGCGGCACCACTCCCACGGTGACCCTGAACTGGACCCCGACGGCCTCCCCTGACGCGGACGGGTACAGCCTGACTCGCGGTGCCACGAACCTTGGTCCCGTGACGCCGGGGACGGCGTCCAGCCATGTCGACACGGGCACGGCCAACAACACCGCCTACACCTGGACGCTGACCACCCTCGACGGCGACTGGACGTCCACCCCGGCGACGGTCAGCCTCACGACGAACTGCTCGGTCCCACTCTCGGCCATCGTGGCCCAGAACGCATCCGGCGAGTACCCGATGACCGTCCCGAGTTACGTGCAGGTCGGCGACCTCCTCGTGGTCTTCCTCGGCGCTGATGAACACCAGAACCACAGCGCACCGGCGGGCTGGACCCTGCACCGCAGCAAGGACGCCTTCGCATCCAACCAGTTCGTTCGCCTGTGGTACCGCATCGCCACGGCTGGCGACGCGGGCACCACCCAGACCTTCACGGTGCGGGCGGGCGTGGGCGCCGCCACGATGCTGGTGTACGACGGCGTCGACCAGTCCTCGCCGTTCGTCTCCACCTCCGACCACCAGGACCCGTCCACAGCCACCCTGGTCCAGAACGAAGTGACCACCGCTGACCCCGACACCACCGTCGTGGGGCTGTGGTTCCAGTCGACGTCCACCACGATCACGCCGCCGGGCGGGATGGCCGTCCGGGCACAGGGCACAGCCGGGACCCGGACCATCCTCGCCGCCGACGAGGTCGTGGCCGCGGTGGGGCCGACCGGCACGCGAACCGCGACGTCGGCCGCGAGCTCGGCGTGGGGCGGGTTCCTCGTGGCGCTGCGGCCGGCGTCGGGTGGCTTCGCCTCGGTCCGCAGCGCCATCCCACCGGCGGACGGGCGCAACGGCCGGCTCGACCCCGACGCCCTGGCGTCGATCACCGACCACCATCGGCTCCAGGGCGATGCCGCTGTGGCGTTCCTGTCGATGGACGCGGCGATCCAAGCCGACCTCGGCCTCAGCCTGACCGATCGGATCACCGACTCCTACCGGACCTACGAGCAGCAGGTCGATGTTGCCGCACGCAAGGGGCTGTACTCCCAAGGAGGGCTGGCCGCGACACCCGGAACCAGCAACCACGGGATGGGTCGTGCCGTCGACCTCGACGTCAGCGGAGGCGTCGGGCAGTGGTTGGTCGACAACGCGGGCCGCTACGGGTTCAGGACGATCCCTCGGGAGCCGTGGCACTGGGAGTACGTCAGATGA
- a CDS encoding signal peptidase I produces the protein MATDVLAADGLTGASLERRAPTIGTFVVALFYLCVLGWLIVCVAVPAVGFGLDPVVITSGSMQPGIRAGDVVMLAHPEDVDHIAPGTVVAFRDPTRPGGLITHRVTGMTPAGDYRTRGDANADADSTPVPADDVVGVAHLLVPIIGTPVVWLEQNTGLFVLWGLITVAACVIASRPPNDEAGPTASGDVA, from the coding sequence GTGGCCACCGACGTCCTGGCCGCCGACGGCCTGACCGGCGCATCGTTGGAGCGTCGTGCACCGACGATCGGCACGTTCGTCGTGGCCCTCTTCTACCTCTGCGTCCTCGGATGGCTGATCGTGTGCGTGGCCGTGCCGGCGGTCGGGTTCGGTCTCGACCCGGTCGTCATCACCTCCGGGTCGATGCAGCCGGGCATCCGCGCAGGTGACGTCGTCATGCTGGCCCACCCCGAGGACGTCGACCACATCGCCCCCGGCACGGTCGTGGCCTTCCGTGACCCGACCCGTCCCGGCGGCTTGATCACGCACCGGGTCACCGGCATGACGCCGGCGGGGGACTATCGCACCCGCGGCGATGCTAACGCCGATGCCGACTCCACCCCCGTGCCGGCCGACGACGTCGTCGGCGTCGCGCACCTGCTGGTGCCGATCATCGGTACCCCCGTGGTGTGGTTGGAGCAGAACACGGGCCTGTTCGTCCTCTGGGGCCTGATCACCGTCGCGGCCTGCGTGATCGCCAGCCGCCCACCCAACGACGAGGCCGGTCCGACCGCCTCGGGGGACGTTGCCTGA
- a CDS encoding TlpA disulfide reductase family protein produces the protein MVVPWQLVWRLAAAIAVGVVALFGVGARRERLNVTLDVVLSLVLGAVVGGRLMVLALDVALLGALPDPRALLGLGPGLSVPGALLGATVAGWRRRGVPVEVWADVGVGVAAGLAGFAAVHLPGGLAANVVRAVGLSAGAVWLWRADASRWHPGLRLLAVVSTVHLVSSALVPSLPTVDTDLDVVLTLVVGVGALLTHPRVAASVRRIAGVAMGLLGAVVVLSVVLSVPAESVLPSGSGSGSVAGSASLVGAIVGGSASGSGSGESGSGSGESGSGESGSGGSGSGSGSGSGESGGVPAWGGEELAAFVEGQELPVVVNLWASWCPPCHAEAAAVGRAARALEGRAVVLGVLVDDDPADGQEFADRYGLGFPTVVDAGVSDAVGMAGLPTTVVLSADGSVVQRVVGGVSQGTLADAVERAGSAG, from the coding sequence ATGGTCGTGCCCTGGCAGCTTGTCTGGCGGCTCGCCGCGGCGATCGCCGTCGGTGTGGTCGCCCTGTTCGGCGTGGGGGCCCGACGCGAGCGCCTGAACGTGACGTTGGATGTGGTCCTGTCCCTCGTCCTCGGTGCGGTGGTGGGCGGCCGGCTGATGGTGCTGGCGCTGGATGTGGCGTTGCTCGGCGCGTTGCCCGATCCCCGCGCCCTGCTCGGCCTCGGCCCGGGCCTGTCGGTGCCGGGGGCCCTGCTGGGCGCGACGGTCGCGGGATGGCGTCGTCGAGGTGTGCCGGTCGAGGTCTGGGCCGACGTCGGGGTGGGCGTGGCGGCGGGGCTGGCCGGGTTCGCGGCGGTGCACCTGCCGGGCGGCCTGGCCGCCAACGTCGTCCGTGCGGTGGGGTTGTCCGCGGGTGCCGTGTGGTTGTGGCGTGCGGATGCGTCGAGGTGGCATCCGGGCCTGCGGCTGCTCGCGGTGGTCTCGACGGTCCACCTGGTCTCCTCGGCGCTGGTGCCGAGCCTGCCGACCGTCGACACCGACCTCGACGTCGTCCTGACCCTCGTCGTGGGCGTGGGCGCCCTGCTGACCCATCCGCGGGTCGCGGCGTCCGTGCGCCGCATCGCGGGGGTTGCGATGGGGCTGCTGGGGGCCGTGGTGGTCCTGTCGGTGGTGCTGTCGGTCCCGGCGGAATCGGTGCTGCCGTCGGGGTCGGGGTCTGGCTCGGTGGCTGGGTCGGCGTCGCTCGTCGGTGCGATCGTGGGCGGGTCGGCTTCTGGGTCGGGCTCTGGCGAGTCGGGCTCGGGCTCTGGCGAGTCAGGCTCTGGCGAGTCAGGCTCTGGCGGGTCGGGCTCCGGGTCGGGCTCGGGCTCTGGCGAGTCCGGGGGCGTGCCGGCTTGGGGTGGGGAGGAGCTGGCGGCCTTCGTCGAGGGGCAGGAGCTGCCGGTCGTGGTCAACCTGTGGGCCTCCTGGTGTCCGCCGTGCCATGCGGAAGCGGCCGCGGTGGGTCGTGCCGCTCGGGCGCTGGAGGGGCGGGCGGTCGTGCTCGGGGTGCTGGTCGACGACGACCCGGCGGATGGGCAGGAGTTCGCCGACCGGTACGGGCTGGGGTTCCCGACGGTGGTCGATGCGGGGGTCAGCGACGCGGTGGGGATGGCCGGGCTGCCCACGACCGTGGTCCTGTCCGCTGATGGGTCCGTGGTGCAACGGGTCGTCGGCGGGGTCAGCCAGGGAACGCTGGCCGATGCGGTCGAGCGGGCGGGTTCAGCCGGCTGA